The following nucleotide sequence is from Alkalihalobacillus sp. LMS39.
TATTATTAATAGAATATGGACTTAATGAAGAGACGGGCAGCTTTTCTTGCTTAAATAAAGAAAATAGATCAAACACTAAAAAAATAGGTACAAGAAATAAAAAAAGTGATAGCTTTCTATTCCAATATTGCCATTTGGCGCTGAAGTTTCCCTTTGAAAGATAGGTAATTAAAAATGAGAATAACAGAATTCCACTTCCCGAAAAAGTTAAAGCAATAAATATTCCTAGCCACGCATTCATCATTACACCTACTTATCTGAGAACCATTTTTTTAGTTCATCTAATTCATCTGAAGTAACTTTGTCATCATAAAGTGTTGCTAAAAAATTTTTTACTGATCCTTGATACATTGTGTTTAATAGACTTTGCGCTTCTCTTTTCTTATATTCTTTTAAAGATAAGCAAGGGGTGTATGTATTTGAGCGACCGTCCCGTTTTACAGATAACATACCTTTATCAACAAGTCTCGATAAAAAGGTGGCAATCGTCTGACCTTTCCATTCCTTCCCTTCCTTTTCAGAAAACAAATTTAACAACTCACTTGATTTAACTGGATGATTCAACTTCCAAATTTCATGCATTAATTTCATTTCTGTTTCAGATAGGCTTTGAAAATTATCCAAAAAATTCATCTCCTGTAATATTTTAGTTTACAAATTAATCACTACATGTTTATAGTGTAAATAATACTACAGTTGTGTAGTATTAGCAAATGAGAGTTTTGTATTTGATGCTTTTAAAGTTTGAACGAAGATAAAGGAGAAAAAAATCATGTATAAACAATTTCTTTTTAAGCATGGATTTCTGTTATTCTTATGCCTTCTTATTATTACAGGATGTTCTAAAGATAATTCTGTAGAAGAGGACAAAGAGGTACACATTGATTCGAATGATAATCCATTTGTAATGGATGAGGAAGACACTGTTGTTTTAGGTTCAATTTTCCATGGCTATGACAACTTAGTATTTGATGATAATGATGAGATACTTCCATTAACTTACGATGGAGGTGAATTGATATTAGAATACTATGTCCGAGCAGAGGGGAAAGCCACTAATGTTGGTTTTTTAGTGTATGTGGATGGGGTTGCACAACCATACAAGCTAAATACAACAGATTCTAATTATCAGTACATGCACATTCTTGATTTGGAAGAAGAAAATGAAGATACACCGCTTCAATTTATTTTTATACCTGTTACAGGGAAGAAGGGAGAGACTGTTAATGTAACGACTACTAGTATATATAATCCCGCATTTATTCCCGACATGAAAGAAACGACTTCCTATGGTGGTTATCATGATTCACTAGAAGTAACGCGTCCAGTTGTATTCAATGAAAATCCAGAACTTATAGATTCAGCTACTTTGCCGGAAACTAAGATGTTGAATCATATTCGTCTTTCAACTGAACCAGTTACACAAGATTTAATGGAAAGGCTTGGGGGTGGAGTGATAGCGATAGATTCAGAAACGTTAGAGGTAGATGTATTTAGTCTGATAGATATAGAAGCTAAACGAGACGTAGAGACGACCTTCCAAATAAATGAGAGTGGAAATCTACACGTGACATTTAAAATCGTTGGTCATCCAGGAGTTAGCTATCAAAATACTTTTTACTTAAATCATGAAGCACTCTCGAACCAAGAAGGAGAGACCTCATTTGAAACAGAGCTAACTAAAGGGGATGTATCTGTCATTGATGTGGAACTTGATATGGAAAAATTGGATGATTTCAATACTTTTTATGTTGTATCTACACCAGTGAACCCAGAAGATTTTTATGATGACGGAGTATTATCTCTCAAAACACCATCCTTACTATTTTATAAATGAATGGAGAATAAGTAATGAAAGCTAAATATATTTTCTCTGTAACCATCTTACTTCTATTCTTTGTAGTGGGATGCACAAATCAGGAAAAGGAAGTAGATGAAGAGAATAAAGTTGCAACTCCTAATCAAGTGGTAAAAAAGGAAGATTCATCCTCTCTGGTGTCCCCTCCTGCAGATGATCTTAAAGAGTTGAAACATATAAAAGGTGATATTCGAAATGTGCATTATGCCGGACAAGGCCATGTTTTAATATCAGCGGAGAGTTTATATTTATACGATGTAGCGACAGAGAATATTATAGCGGAAGTTGCACAGGAAGAAGCTACTAATGAAAAGATTTGGACAATTGAAGATGGGTATGTTGTGATCAGAGAAGTCTTTAATGACAGTACAACAATGCTAGGAGGGACAGCTCGTTATCTAGGTATGTTTTATAATGATGAACTTGAAGTGATTTCCGAATTTGATTTACAACAATTGACAGATGAAGAGGATTTATTTTTGTCCCTACAAGAGATTTCTTTCAGTCAAGATGGAACAAAGATGAGTTATGCCACACACTTGGGGTTATATCTTTATGATTTTCAATCAGAAAACAAGACAAAGCTCATCGATTTAACATCGGAGGATGTGACAGCACGCGCTAATATTTCAGCATTTGAACAAATTAATTTCATTCGTGATGAAACAAAGATAGCTTTTAAAGCACAAACCTTGCCAACACAGATAAATCAACCTTCTTATGACACTTGTGGAATAGTGGATATAGATGGAGCTAATTTGTCTAATCAGACATTTGGTGACTATACTTGCAAGCAGCTGATAGCTTATAATGAACTGCTTTTATTAGCAGAGGACCCTGTCGTTGCCTCAGGTAGGTTAATGACTAAGGCGATTAAGACTGGAGAAACAACGATACATTCCTTAATAGAAAGAGAAGAAAGCGGCACGATTTCTGGCTCAGAAAAAGGAGTATATTTTGCCACATCCACGGCAAATGACAATGATATTACAATTCGTATTTATCAAACAGAGGATGGAAGATTAGTAGAAGAGCAACAAGTTGCCGTAGACGAGCAAGGGCTCTATCTTGCCAAAATTCCAATTGTGAGAGTGTTAGACGATACGAAGACTGTCATTATTTTACTAGGTTCGAAACGCGATGATATAGAAAGTAAGATGATCATTAGTCATTTTTAATAAGTAATTTACACGAAAGGAGGGTATGAACATGAAGGTTTCTTTCAAAGAGATTTCCAAACAGTATAAGAACAAAAGTGCGTTAAAAAACTTCACTTCTGATTTGGAGACCGGTATCTATGGTTTATTAGGCGAAAATGGTGCTGGAAAAACAACCTTGATTAATATATTTGTTGGGATATTAAAAAGTGATCAAGGTCAGATATTAATTAATGAAGTTGATATCAAAAAGCTTGGTAGTGACTTTTTAACCCATATTGGCTACTTACCACAGTACCCTCAGTTTTATAAGAATTTTAAAGTCATTGAGTTTTTGCGATATATGGCGGCTTTAAAAGGAATTCCAAAAGACCAAGGAGAAAAAAGGGCAATAGAATTGTTGCAAACGGTCAATCTCAGTGATGCAGCTCATACGAAAATTGGTGCATTATCTGGAGGCATGCGACAACGAGTTGGTATTGCTCAAGCGATGCTGAATGACCCTGACATTTTAATATTGGATGAACCAACAGCAGGGCTTGACCCGCAAGAAAGAATTCGTTTTCGTAACTTGATTACCAAATTTTCGAAAAATCGAATTGTTTTGTTAGCCACTCATATTGTTTCTGATATTGAGCATGTAGCGAATCAAGTAATATTACTAAAACAAGGAGAACTTCTTAAACAAGGTACTCCGCAGGAACTTACTAGTGAAATAAAAGGAAAAGTATGGTCGGTTACAGTGACAGATGAATCACTAGAAGAAAAACTAGACCTTAAAATAAGTAGTATGATGAGAGACACCAATGGTATTCATTTAAGAGTTATTTCAGATGGGAAACCAGATGTTCATGCGGTTAATGTGAGACCGAGCTTAGAAGATGTATTTTTATATCATTCAGGTGAGGGCGAAAAATGGTGAAGTTACTTTTTTTTGAATGCCAAAAACATTTTTGGAAAAAGTCTTTATTAATTGTGATTATTTGCTTTAGTTTACTAAATATCACCAAAATATACGCTGAGTATCATGAAAATTCCCTACTATCTCCAAAAGCGAATCCAGGTTGGAATGGGTTGTACTGGGAGATGTATGAAAAATTTGGTGGTTTGATGACAGTTAATAAGATTGAAGAACTGATGTCAATCTATCATCCATTGCAACAACAAACAGCAGAAAAAACCGCCAGTACAGAAACTAATAACCCAAATACATATACAGGTAATATATATAACGACCATTTGTTTTTTCAATGGAATTATGTTCATCCAATGGAATATGCCTACATGTATAAACACTATGCAAATGATGTCGTGCGGACCGCAGAAGATAATTTAGCCTTTTTTGAAACGGTAGGAAATAAATATGAATATAAAAAAAATGAGATCATAATCGACCGGTTTCAGGGAAGAAAAATCGATACATTCTCTTATACGGAAATGTTCCAATCCTATATTCACTATGACTTTTCTGCTTTCCTTGTCTTATTGATTTGTTTATATGCGTTAATGAGTGTTTTTATAACTGAAAGGGAAACAGAGATGGACCTTCTTTTGTTAACAACAAAGGCAGGTGGGGAGAAAACGACTTTTGCAAAACTACTTTCTGCTACCATCTTTGTATGTATCATTTCCTTTTGGTTTGGATTAATGGATTTTGTTGCATTTGCTAGCTTTTTTGGTTCATTAGAAGCTTTTTCTTCC
It contains:
- a CDS encoding beta-glucanase/beta-glucan synthetase, which codes for MYKQFLFKHGFLLFLCLLIITGCSKDNSVEEDKEVHIDSNDNPFVMDEEDTVVLGSIFHGYDNLVFDDNDEILPLTYDGGELILEYYVRAEGKATNVGFLVYVDGVAQPYKLNTTDSNYQYMHILDLEEENEDTPLQFIFIPVTGKKGETVNVTTTSIYNPAFIPDMKETTSYGGYHDSLEVTRPVVFNENPELIDSATLPETKMLNHIRLSTEPVTQDLMERLGGGVIAIDSETLEVDVFSLIDIEAKRDVETTFQINESGNLHVTFKIVGHPGVSYQNTFYLNHEALSNQEGETSFETELTKGDVSVIDVELDMEKLDDFNTFYVVSTPVNPEDFYDDGVLSLKTPSLLFYK
- a CDS encoding BlaI/MecI/CopY family transcriptional regulator, which encodes MDNFQSLSETEMKLMHEIWKLNHPVKSSELLNLFSEKEGKEWKGQTIATFLSRLVDKGMLSVKRDGRSNTYTPCLSLKEYKKREAQSLLNTMYQGSVKNFLATLYDDKVTSDELDELKKWFSDK
- a CDS encoding ABC transporter permease; protein product: MVKLLFFECQKHFWKKSLLIVIICFSLLNITKIYAEYHENSLLSPKANPGWNGLYWEMYEKFGGLMTVNKIEELMSIYHPLQQQTAEKTASTETNNPNTYTGNIYNDHLFFQWNYVHPMEYAYMYKHYANDVVRTAEDNLAFFETVGNKYEYKKNEIIIDRFQGRKIDTFSYTEMFQSYIHYDFSAFLVLLICLYALMSVFITERETEMDLLLLTTKAGGEKTTFAKLLSATIFVCIISFWFGLMDFVAFASFFGSLEAFSSPVYTIENFVNSSINLTLGEYVFLSWMVKTIGILVLSILFLFVSLFFRNALFPFVIHLFLLFGLIYFQEAYMGSQRIILKVINPFSLVVNRELFSKTEFVNIFGFPILSYTAAICIALLWGIICFFCILTFRKKNTACRMGGK
- a CDS encoding ABC transporter ATP-binding protein, whose amino-acid sequence is MKVSFKEISKQYKNKSALKNFTSDLETGIYGLLGENGAGKTTLINIFVGILKSDQGQILINEVDIKKLGSDFLTHIGYLPQYPQFYKNFKVIEFLRYMAALKGIPKDQGEKRAIELLQTVNLSDAAHTKIGALSGGMRQRVGIAQAMLNDPDILILDEPTAGLDPQERIRFRNLITKFSKNRIVLLATHIVSDIEHVANQVILLKQGELLKQGTPQELTSEIKGKVWSVTVTDESLEEKLDLKISSMMRDTNGIHLRVISDGKPDVHAVNVRPSLEDVFLYHSGEGEKW